A single region of the Lotus japonicus ecotype B-129 chromosome 4, LjGifu_v1.2 genome encodes:
- the LOC130712346 gene encoding uncharacterized protein LOC130712346, whose translation MSRYVDGGPFLAEMLAFRDGLILAWSRGMRKLICNSDCQELINVLMGHTVTVNLPHGHLLNEIRGLLAREWRVEIAWSCRDANNVADWLAKRGSGLLTGGSIVIESPNSELEVLLLKDSLWIV comes from the coding sequence ATGTCTAGGTACGTCGACGGTGGCCCTTTTTTGGCAGAAATGCTGGCGTTTCGGGACGGGCTTATTCTTGCCTGGAGCCGTGGCATGAGAAAGCTCATTTGTAATTCTGATTGTCAGGAGCTTATAAATGTTCTCATGGGACATACTGTAACTGTGAATCTTCCTCATGGCcacttgctcaacgagattcgTGGTCTGCTTGCAAGAGAATGGCGGGTTGAAATTGCTTGGAGCTGCAGAGATGCAAATAATGTTGCAGATTGGTTGGCCAAGAGAGGTTCAGGTCTTTTGACGGGTGGTAGCATCGTTATTGAGTCTCCCAATTCAGAGCTTGAAGTTCTTCTATTGAAGGACTCCCTTTGGATTGTTTAG
- the LOC130712347 gene encoding uncharacterized protein LOC130712347 — protein sequence MDICSDCALSELSGFSDLAIKVVETRKHIVYPMVYLLIELALILHVATATIERAFSAMNINKNRMQNRMGDEWLNDCLVTYIEKDVFDSVENEKIVQSFQNMKTRRYVVPYNPTLLMRYQAHINVEYCNKSNAIKYLFKYINKGANRAMLEISQKDNDAQAKEPVDEGCTSYRSIRTVKGVTYDTFKEACDQLGLLTDDKEYIDAIKEVSDLASREQMRKLFVRMLMMNSISKPIDVWESCWLLISEGILHHRRKELHNPGLRIADADLKNLCIIEIEKLLQRNGRSLNDYPCLPTPEYDEVLQFDNIFIVDELNYDKDALKVQYEELLSMLTPEQKSVYERVVTSVLSNSGGFYFLYGYGGTGKTFVWNTLSASLRSKGLIVLTVASSGIASLLLPGGRTAHSKFCIPLDATETSTCNIKQGSLRAKLLLETSLIIWDEAPMLKKYCFEALDVTLRDLLRSKNEDNAHKPFGGKVVILGGDFRQILPIITRESRQEIVESTVNSSSLWKHCKVMKLTKNMRLTAAETADEAIKIKDFADWILKIGNDDHPDSGAGEYEVQIPPDLLIPNSPDPLMELIRYTYRDLAHKMKDPHFFQDRAILAPTLEAVEMINTYMLEMIAAPEHEYLSSDSALRSDEDSEIQGEWFTTEFFNDTKSSGMPNHKLLLKVGTPIMLLRNLDQAAGLCNGTRLIVNELGERFIGATVITGTNVNDKVRQFPIAIYFAMTINKSQGQTLSQVDLFLPRPVFTHGQLYVALSRARSRKGLKLCILDEGGKQQTSTINVVFKEVFGNV from the exons ATGGATATATGCTCTGATTGTGCACTTTCAGAATTGAGCGGATTTAGTGATCTTGCTATAAAGGTTGTGGAGACTAGGAAGCATATTGTGTATCCAATGGTATATTTGCTCATAGAGTTAGCTTTGATACTACATGTAGCAACCGCAacaattgaaagagctttcTCCGCTATGAATATCAACAAGAACCGGATGCAAAATCGTATGGGAGATGAATGGTTAAATGATTGTTTAGTTACTTATATAGAGAAAGATGTATTTGATAGTGTTGAGAATGAAAAAATTGTGCAGAGTTTTCAAAATATGAAAACTCGTAG GTATGTTGTGCCTTACAATCCCACGCTCCTTATGAGGTATCAAGCTCACATAAATGTCGAGTATTGCAACAAGTCCAAtgctataaaatatttgttcaaatatatcaacaaaggCGCAAACCGAGCAATGCTTGAAATTTCACAGAAGGACAACGATGCTCAAGCGAAAGAGCCAGTGGATGAG GGTTGTACATCATATAGAAGTATCAGAACAGTGAAGGGAGTAACATATGATACTTTTAAGGAAGCATGCGATCAATTGGGATTGCTAACAGATGACAAAGAATATATTGATGCAATTAAAGAAGTCTCTGATTTAGCTTCCAGAGAACAAATGAGGAAACTCTTTGTAAGAATGTTGATGATGAATTCAATATCAAAACCTATTGATGTTTGGGAATCATGCTGGCTACTCATATCAGAAGGCATTCTACACCATAGAAGGAAAGAATTGCATAATCCAG GCCTACGAATCGCAgatgctgatttgaaaaatttatgtatcattgaaattgagaagttgcTTCAAAGAAATGGTAGGTCATTAAATGATTACCCATGTTTGCCAACTccagaatatgatgaagtcctGCAATTTGACAATATATTTATTGTTGATGAACTAAACTATGACAAAGATGCATTAAAGGTACAATATGAAGAGTTGCTTAGTATGCTTACACCTGAGCAAAAGTCTGTATATGAGAGGGTTGTCACATCTGTGTTGTCAAACTCAGGaggcttctactttttatatggATATGGTGGAACTGGAAAGACTTTTGTATGGAACACTTTATCGGCGTCACTTAGATCCAAAGGACTAATTGTTCTTACCGTTGCTTCCAGTGGCatagcatcattactcttgcctgGAGGCAGAACAGCTCATTCTAAATTCTGCATTCCATTAGATGCTACAGAGACCTCGACATGTAATATAAAGCAGGGAAGTCTACGAGCAAAGCTTCTACTTGAAACAAGTCTtattatatgggatgaagctccaatgttGAAAAAGTATTGTTTCGAAGCTTTAGACGTTACACTCCGAGATTTACTGAGGTCGAAAAATGAAGATAACGCCCATAAgccttttggaggaaaagtagtaatacttggaggtgattttagacaaatactacctATAATAACTAGAGAAAGCAGACAGGAAATCGTCGAATCTACTGTAAACTCTTCCTCATTGTGGAAACACtgcaaagttatgaaattgaCTAAGAACATGCGCCTAACCGCAGCTGAGAcggctgatgaagcaataaaaatcaaagactttgcagattggattcttaaaattggaaatgacGACCATCCAGATTCCGGAGCAGGAGAGTACGAAGTCCAAATCCCGCCAGATCTGCTCATCCCAAATAGTCCTGacccattaatggaattgattagATATACATATCGTGACCTTGcgcacaaaatgaaagaccctCATTTCTTTCAAGATAGGGCAATATTGGCCCCTACACTAGaggctgttgaaatgataaacacataCATGCTTGAGATGATAGCTGCACCAGAgcatgaatatctgagctccgactctgccttgcgatctgatgaggattctgaaatccaaggtgagtggtttaccaccGAATTTTTTaacgacactaaaagttcaGGAATGCCTAACCACAAACTtttattgaaagttggtactccaataatgcttttgagaaatttagaccaagcagcaggtttatgtaatggaaccaggttaattgtgaatgaacttggtgaacgttttattggtgcaactgttatcacgggaacaaatgtcaatgacaaagt aagacagtttccaATTGCAATATACTTTGCTATGACCATAAACAAGAgccaaggacaaacactatctcaggttgaCCTCTTCCTTCCGAGgcccgtcttcactcatggtcagttatatgtagctcttTCTAGAGCACGCTCAAGAAaaggtcttaaactttgtatactcGATGAGGGGGGCAAACAACAGACCAGTACtataaatgtagtgtttaaggaagtttttggaaatgtttga